One stretch of Xanthomonas sp. DAR 35659 DNA includes these proteins:
- a CDS encoding NAD(P)-dependent oxidoreductase produces the protein MSIGFLGLGTMGQPIAHNLLRAGHALTVWNRSAGAAQALVEAGAQLAAQPADAGRGQVLFSMLADDAAVRETLLDRGALDALPAGSVHVNMATISVALARELAALHAERGVAYLAVPVLGRNDVAAAGQLNLLAAGEAAALARVQPLLDVIGRKTWYFGEAPEQANAVKLAANLCLASAIGTMAEAAALVRGHGVEAADFLGMLGNTLFAAPAYQTYGGMIAQQRYSPAGFKTTLGLKDVRLALSAGETRHVPMPLAAVLRDQFIDAIAHGDGDLDWSALAKVAARHAGQA, from the coding sequence ATGAGCATCGGCTTTCTCGGCCTGGGCACGATGGGCCAACCGATCGCGCACAACCTGTTGCGCGCCGGACATGCGCTGACCGTGTGGAACCGCAGTGCGGGCGCGGCGCAGGCGCTGGTCGAGGCCGGCGCGCAGTTGGCCGCGCAGCCGGCCGACGCGGGCCGCGGCCAGGTGCTGTTCTCGATGCTGGCCGACGACGCGGCGGTGCGCGAGACCCTGCTCGACCGCGGCGCGCTGGACGCGCTGCCGGCCGGTAGCGTGCACGTCAACATGGCCACGATCTCGGTGGCGCTGGCGCGCGAGCTCGCCGCCCTGCATGCCGAGCGCGGCGTGGCGTATCTGGCCGTCCCGGTGCTGGGCCGCAACGACGTGGCCGCCGCCGGCCAGCTCAACCTGCTCGCCGCCGGCGAGGCCGCCGCGCTGGCGCGGGTGCAGCCGCTGCTGGACGTGATTGGGCGCAAGACCTGGTACTTCGGCGAGGCGCCGGAGCAGGCCAACGCGGTCAAGCTGGCCGCCAACCTGTGCCTGGCCAGCGCGATCGGCACCATGGCCGAAGCGGCGGCGCTGGTGCGCGGCCACGGCGTGGAGGCGGCCGACTTCCTGGGCATGCTCGGCAACACCCTGTTCGCCGCGCCGGCCTACCAGACCTACGGCGGCATGATCGCGCAGCAGCGCTACAGCCCGGCCGGCTTCAAGACCACGCTGGGACTCAAGGACGTGCGCCTGGCGTTGAGCGCCGGCGAAACCCGGCACGTGCCGATGCCGTTGGCGGCGGTGCTGCGCGACCAGTTCATCGACGCGATCGCGCACGGCGACGGCGACCTGGACTGGTCGGCGCTGGCCAAGGTCGCCGCGCGCCACGCCGGGCAGGCCTGA
- a CDS encoding NADH:flavin oxidoreductase/NADH oxidase, with product MATCPPQGGRPPRNAALSHLFSPLALGPLSLSNRIVVAPMCQYSAEQGQASDWHTIHLGQLAQSGAGLMILEATAVEPRGRISYADLGLWDDATEAALRDVLASVRRWSPMPLGIQLAHAGRKASTQKPWDGGGAIAPDQPNGWQTVAPSALAFAEQGTPPQALDLAGIDAIVAAFVAAAQRAERLGFELIELHAAHGYLLHQFLSPLSNQRDDAYGGSLDNRMRLLLRVHAAVRAAVSASMAVGVRISATDWVDGGWDVAQSVALAQALQAQGCDYLHVSSGGLDRRQQIPVAPGYQVPLAETLHRAVTMPVIAVGLITEPQHAETILAEGRADAIALARGLLYDPRWPWHAAAALGAKLTPAPQYLRCEPRSARGLFDA from the coding sequence ATGGCGACCTGCCCGCCGCAGGGCGGACGCCCCCCACGGAATGCCGCCTTGAGCCATCTCTTCTCGCCCCTCGCCCTGGGGCCGCTGTCGTTGTCCAATCGCATCGTCGTCGCGCCGATGTGCCAGTACTCCGCCGAGCAGGGCCAGGCCAGCGACTGGCACACCATCCATCTGGGTCAGTTGGCGCAGTCCGGCGCCGGCCTGATGATCCTGGAAGCCACCGCGGTGGAGCCGCGCGGGCGCATCAGCTACGCCGACCTGGGCCTGTGGGACGACGCCACCGAAGCGGCGCTGCGCGACGTGCTGGCTTCGGTGCGGCGCTGGTCGCCGATGCCGCTGGGCATCCAGTTGGCCCATGCCGGGCGCAAGGCCTCCACGCAAAAGCCCTGGGACGGCGGCGGCGCGATCGCGCCGGACCAGCCCAACGGCTGGCAGACCGTGGCGCCTTCGGCGCTGGCCTTCGCCGAGCAGGGCACGCCGCCGCAGGCGCTGGACCTGGCCGGGATCGATGCCATCGTCGCGGCCTTCGTCGCCGCCGCGCAGCGCGCCGAACGGCTCGGCTTCGAGCTGATCGAACTGCATGCCGCGCACGGCTACCTGCTGCATCAGTTCCTGTCGCCGCTGAGCAACCAGCGCGACGATGCCTATGGCGGCAGCCTGGACAACCGCATGCGCCTGCTGCTGCGCGTGCACGCGGCGGTGCGCGCCGCGGTGTCGGCCTCGATGGCGGTGGGCGTGCGCATCTCCGCCACCGACTGGGTCGACGGCGGCTGGGACGTGGCGCAGAGCGTCGCGCTGGCGCAGGCGCTGCAGGCGCAGGGCTGCGACTACCTGCACGTGTCCAGCGGCGGTCTCGATCGCCGCCAGCAGATCCCGGTCGCGCCCGGCTACCAGGTGCCATTGGCCGAGACGCTGCATCGCGCGGTGACGATGCCGGTGATCGCGGTCGGCCTGATCACCGAACCGCAGCATGCCGAGACGATCCTGGCCGAGGGCCGGGCCGATGCGATCGCGCTGGCCCGCGGCCTGCTCTACGATCCGCGCTGGCCGTGGCACGCCGCCGCCGCGCTGGGCGCCAAGCTCACGCCGGCGCCGCAATACCTGCGTTGCGAGCCGCGCTCGGCGCGCGGCTTGTTCGACGCGTGA
- a CDS encoding NAD-dependent protein deacetylase has translation MSQLPHDHAASAQAASSALEAFVARHRRLFVLTGAGCSTDSGIPDYRDAAGDWKRAQPVTYQAFMGEVATRQRYWARSLVGWPRFGHARPNATHAALARLEARGQVELLLTQNVDRLHQAAGSQAVIDLHGRLDVVRCMGCERRLPREAFQQQLLQHNPQWASLQAAQAPDGDADLEDVDFAAFVVPACTQCGGVLKPDVVFFGENVPRERVASASAHLQQADAMLVVGSSLMVYSGFRFVQAAAKAGLPIAAVTLGRTRGDDLLSLKVSRSCAQALDFLLPRAAA, from the coding sequence ATGTCGCAATTGCCGCACGATCACGCCGCGTCCGCGCAGGCCGCGTCTTCCGCGCTGGAGGCGTTCGTCGCGCGCCATCGGCGCCTGTTCGTGCTGACCGGTGCCGGCTGCAGCACCGATTCGGGCATTCCCGACTACCGCGATGCGGCCGGCGACTGGAAGCGCGCGCAGCCGGTGACCTACCAGGCGTTCATGGGCGAGGTGGCGACGCGGCAACGCTACTGGGCGCGCAGCCTGGTCGGCTGGCCGCGCTTCGGCCACGCCCGTCCCAACGCCACGCATGCGGCGCTGGCGCGGCTGGAGGCGCGCGGTCAGGTCGAACTGCTGCTGACCCAGAACGTGGACCGCCTGCATCAGGCGGCCGGCAGCCAGGCGGTGATCGACCTGCACGGGCGCCTGGACGTGGTGCGCTGCATGGGCTGCGAGCGGCGCCTGCCGCGCGAGGCGTTCCAGCAGCAGCTGCTGCAACACAACCCGCAGTGGGCGTCGTTGCAGGCTGCGCAGGCGCCCGATGGCGACGCCGACCTGGAGGACGTGGACTTTGCCGCCTTCGTGGTGCCGGCGTGCACGCAGTGCGGCGGCGTGCTGAAGCCGGATGTGGTGTTCTTCGGCGAGAACGTGCCGCGCGAGCGCGTGGCCAGCGCCTCCGCGCATCTGCAGCAGGCCGACGCGATGCTGGTGGTGGGCTCGTCGCTGATGGTCTATTCCGGGTTCCGCTTCGTGCAGGCCGCGGCCAAGGCCGGCCTGCCGATCGCCGCGGTCACCCTGGGCCGCACCCGCGGCGACGACCTGTTGAGTCTGAAGGTGTCCCGCTCCTGCGCGCAGGCGCTGGACTTCCTGCTGCCGCGCGCGGCGGCCTGA
- a CDS encoding response regulator transcription factor: MSRVSDPTPPPLAATASAPLRVALLEDDDVLRDRVLLPGLLRHGFEAIPLRTAQALWAALEAQRFDLIVLDIGLPDSDGFTLTQQLQDRRPGMGIVILSGRGEQPDLVRGLIQGADAYLIKPVQIEILAATLFSVARRMLRPSAPASEEWQLQDDGWCLFAPDGQAVPLTASERKVLQSLWQARGRLVSRDALIGMLGGNAGLEIDPHRLDALLHRLRQKVHERTGVPLPLKSVRGEGYLLMPQER, translated from the coding sequence GTGAGCCGCGTTTCCGATCCAACCCCGCCCCCGCTCGCCGCCACCGCTTCCGCGCCATTGCGCGTGGCGTTGCTGGAGGACGACGACGTGCTGCGCGACCGCGTGCTGCTGCCCGGGCTGCTGCGGCACGGCTTCGAGGCGATCCCGCTGCGCACCGCGCAGGCGCTGTGGGCGGCGCTGGAGGCGCAGCGGTTCGACCTGATCGTGCTCGACATCGGCCTGCCCGACAGCGATGGCTTCACCTTGACCCAGCAGCTGCAGGACCGCCGTCCCGGCATGGGCATCGTCATCCTCAGCGGCCGCGGCGAGCAGCCGGATCTGGTGCGCGGGCTGATCCAGGGCGCCGACGCCTACCTGATCAAGCCGGTACAGATCGAGATCCTCGCCGCCACCTTGTTCAGCGTGGCCCGGCGCATGTTGCGGCCGAGCGCGCCGGCCAGCGAGGAATGGCAGTTGCAGGACGACGGCTGGTGCCTGTTCGCGCCCGACGGGCAGGCGGTGCCGTTGACCGCCTCCGAACGCAAGGTGCTGCAGAGCCTGTGGCAGGCGCGCGGGCGCCTGGTCAGCCGCGATGCGCTGATCGGCATGCTCGGCGGCAACGCCGGATTGGAGATCGATCCGCACCGGCTGGACGCATTGCTGCACCGGCTGCGGCAGAAGGTGCACGAGCGCACCGGCGTGCCGCTGCCGCTGAAGTCGGTACGCGGCGAGGGCTACCTGCTCATGCCGCAGGAACGCTGA
- a CDS encoding sensor histidine kinase, with amino-acid sequence MGAGPRRASHIPALALGARLWRRASAWLRRVPIADPVDRRNAPALQVLFLFLGSEIPLNKLYHLLTAPRIQMSTGQLAVDAGTDAAVAAAAWGGIWMIRRGLLKQAAAAFIAVVLCSAVAANLAFGYQLQAFDPYPMMMLTLAALVIGRRALWLVYLCIPLIFWLGMESPWGQDPRGNRSPFQNLPSLALSYLMITLVLDRTVAALRESLRRARRNAALLRVEMRERAQAQQRLLHLQKIESVGHLASGVSHDFNNILAAIVGYTEQRHRVHELDFEPHGDALAMAEALHGIELAAQRGVAISRKLLSFSRRELSVPERFDANEAVSAIQPMLRQLFGPTVRLQLDLAPEPLPLFLDRSQLDLALLNFAANARDALPDGGCFSLRLQREDAFARIEIADTGIGMSADVQRQIFEPFFTTKPAGQGTGLGLAVAYEMAQQARGSLQVRSAPGAGTCFVLRLPLAGLSVPAA; translated from the coding sequence ATGGGAGCCGGTCCGCGACGCGCATCGCACATTCCCGCGTTGGCCCTGGGCGCGCGGCTGTGGCGCCGCGCCTCGGCCTGGCTGCGCCGGGTGCCGATCGCCGACCCGGTGGACCGGCGCAATGCTCCGGCGCTGCAGGTGTTGTTCCTGTTCCTGGGCAGCGAGATCCCGCTCAACAAGCTCTACCACCTGCTGACCGCGCCGCGCATCCAGATGAGCACGGGGCAACTGGCGGTGGATGCCGGCACCGATGCGGCGGTCGCGGCCGCGGCCTGGGGCGGGATCTGGATGATCCGCCGCGGCCTGCTGAAGCAGGCCGCCGCCGCGTTCATCGCGGTGGTGCTGTGCTCGGCGGTCGCCGCCAACCTGGCGTTCGGCTACCAGCTGCAGGCCTTCGATCCGTATCCGATGATGATGCTGACCCTGGCCGCGCTGGTGATCGGGCGCCGCGCGCTGTGGCTGGTGTACCTGTGCATTCCGCTGATCTTCTGGCTGGGCATGGAGAGCCCGTGGGGCCAGGACCCGCGCGGCAACCGCAGCCCGTTCCAGAACCTGCCGTCGCTGGCGCTGAGCTACCTGATGATCACCCTGGTGCTCGACCGCACCGTGGCCGCGCTGCGCGAGAGCCTGCGCCGCGCGCGCCGCAACGCCGCGCTGCTGCGCGTGGAGATGCGCGAACGCGCGCAGGCGCAGCAGCGGCTGTTGCACCTGCAGAAGATCGAGTCGGTCGGGCACCTGGCCAGCGGGGTGTCGCACGACTTCAACAACATCCTCGCCGCGATCGTCGGCTACACCGAGCAGCGCCATCGCGTGCACGAGCTGGACTTCGAGCCGCATGGCGACGCGCTGGCGATGGCCGAGGCGCTGCACGGCATCGAGCTTGCCGCGCAGCGCGGCGTGGCGATCAGCCGCAAGCTGCTCAGCTTCAGCCGCCGCGAACTGAGCGTGCCCGAACGCTTCGACGCCAACGAGGCCGTGTCCGCCATCCAGCCGATGCTGCGGCAGCTGTTCGGGCCGACGGTGCGGCTGCAACTGGACCTGGCGCCGGAACCGTTGCCGCTGTTCCTGGACCGCAGCCAGCTCGACCTGGCGTTGCTCAACTTCGCCGCCAACGCGCGCGATGCGCTGCCCGACGGCGGCTGTTTCTCGCTGCGCCTGCAGCGCGAAGACGCCTTCGCGCGCATCGAGATCGCCGATACCGGCATCGGCATGAGCGCGGACGTGCAACGGCAGATCTTCGAGCCGTTCTTCACCACCAAGCCGGCCGGGCAGGGCACCGGGCTGGGCCTGGCGGTGGCGTACGAGATGGCGCAACAGGCGCGCGGCAGCCTGCAGGTGCGCAGCGCGCCCGGTGCGGGAACCTGTTTCGTGCTGCGTCTGCCGCTGGCCGGACTCAGCGTTCCTGCGGCATGA
- a CDS encoding YadA family autotransporter adhesin, with the protein MPLLPAPARSRQTPAHLRMLPPLSYGLLTAAVLLALAPLGAGAAEAPAVRTVAAQTVPAAQAEDTTAADDGADDPAQPVQPGSQNTTRYFLAEGLNDGSDYASAAGLRAVAMGARADASDAFAIAIGHHTVASDSAAIAMGDGAVASGTSAIAVGGSFFGSAVGDSAGAQSTGFGALAIGTAAAATAGNASALGWNASADGDSATAVGSTSSASGLYATAVGGSARAEGEQGSAFGYAAWSSNVGATAIGGYSDASGYFGTALGYTAAASGDGSVAIGEGAAASGQQSVSIGASNSGIPAQANGLGAVNVGAGSWALSDYGVALGFDSHADAVRSMALGAQALATSESATAVGGQAYADGVEASAFGSIASANGAGATALGSGASAMAAGTVALGYNSAATGANSVAIGAGSLADRDNAVAFGNDGALRQLTYVGAGTADTDAVNVLQLRSLASALGAGGIGSDGSFNGGSYLIQGRSYGNVGSALSALDGALSALDTRVGTLAQSGGGAVAIGSGAEGGPSVGAGTNAVAVGAQATANGENGTAIGSNALAYGPNDTALGGNARVNADGSTAVGANASISASATNAVAVGESATVTAASGTALGQGASVSADNAVAIGRGSSATRANTVSVGSAGNERQISNVAAGSAATDAVNVAQMQAGDSATLSSAKAYTDSRLAGWDDNLTKLRNDTDQRFQHLDRRIDRMGAVSAAYAGMATNTSGLAGANRIGVGVGSQGGESALAVGYQRAIGNRASVSLGGAFSGNEKSVSAGAGFSW; encoded by the coding sequence ATGCCCCTTCTGCCCGCCCCGGCGCGTTCGCGCCAGACGCCCGCCCACCTTCGCATGCTGCCGCCGCTGTCTTACGGCCTGTTGACCGCCGCGGTGCTGCTCGCCCTGGCACCGCTGGGCGCCGGCGCCGCCGAAGCGCCGGCCGTGCGCACCGTCGCCGCGCAGACGGTGCCTGCCGCGCAGGCCGAGGACACGACCGCGGCCGACGACGGCGCCGACGACCCGGCGCAACCGGTGCAGCCGGGCAGCCAGAACACCACCCGCTACTTCCTGGCCGAAGGGCTCAACGACGGCAGCGACTACGCCAGCGCCGCCGGCCTGCGCGCGGTGGCGATGGGCGCGCGCGCCGATGCCTCCGACGCCTTCGCCATCGCCATCGGCCACCACACCGTCGCCTCGGACAGCGCCGCCATCGCCATGGGCGACGGCGCGGTGGCCAGCGGGACCTCGGCGATCGCGGTCGGCGGCAGCTTCTTCGGCAGCGCCGTCGGCGATTCCGCCGGCGCGCAGAGCACCGGCTTCGGGGCGCTGGCGATCGGCACCGCCGCCGCCGCCACCGCCGGCAACGCCAGCGCGCTGGGCTGGAACGCCAGCGCCGATGGCGACAGCGCCACCGCGGTCGGCTCCACCTCCTCGGCCAGCGGGCTGTACGCGACCGCCGTCGGCGGCTCGGCCCGCGCGGAAGGCGAACAGGGCAGCGCCTTCGGCTACGCCGCCTGGTCGTCCAATGTCGGCGCCACCGCGATCGGCGGCTACAGCGACGCGTCCGGCTACTTCGGCACCGCGCTGGGCTACACCGCCGCCGCCAGCGGCGATGGAAGCGTGGCGATCGGCGAAGGCGCCGCGGCTTCCGGCCAGCAGAGCGTGAGCATCGGCGCCAGCAACAGCGGCATTCCGGCGCAGGCCAACGGCCTGGGCGCGGTGAACGTGGGCGCCGGCAGTTGGGCGCTGTCGGACTACGGCGTGGCGCTGGGCTTCGACAGCCATGCCGATGCGGTGCGCAGCATGGCGCTGGGCGCGCAGGCCCTGGCGACCAGCGAGAGCGCCACGGCGGTGGGCGGGCAAGCCTACGCCGACGGCGTGGAGGCCAGCGCCTTCGGCAGCATCGCCAGCGCCAACGGCGCCGGCGCCACCGCGCTGGGCAGCGGCGCCAGCGCGATGGCCGCCGGTACCGTGGCATTGGGCTACAACAGCGCCGCCACCGGCGCCAACAGCGTGGCGATCGGCGCCGGCTCGCTGGCCGACCGCGACAACGCGGTCGCCTTCGGCAACGACGGCGCGCTGCGCCAGCTCACCTACGTCGGCGCAGGCACCGCCGACACCGACGCGGTCAACGTGCTACAGCTGCGCAGCCTCGCCAGTGCGCTAGGCGCCGGCGGCATCGGCAGCGACGGCAGCTTCAACGGCGGCAGTTACCTGATTCAGGGGCGCAGCTACGGCAACGTCGGCTCGGCGCTGTCGGCGCTGGATGGCGCGCTGTCGGCGCTGGACACCCGGGTCGGCACCCTGGCGCAGAGCGGCGGCGGCGCGGTGGCGATCGGCAGCGGCGCCGAGGGCGGCCCCAGCGTCGGCGCCGGCACCAATGCAGTGGCGGTCGGCGCGCAGGCCACCGCCAACGGCGAGAACGGCACCGCCATCGGCTCCAATGCGCTGGCCTACGGACCCAACGACACCGCGCTCGGCGGCAACGCGCGGGTCAATGCCGACGGCAGCACCGCGGTCGGCGCCAACGCCAGCATCAGCGCCAGCGCCACCAATGCCGTGGCGGTGGGCGAAAGCGCCACGGTCACGGCCGCCTCCGGCACCGCGCTGGGCCAGGGCGCCTCGGTCTCGGCGGACAACGCCGTGGCGATCGGCCGCGGCTCCTCCGCCACCCGCGCCAACACCGTCTCGGTGGGCAGCGCCGGCAACGAACGCCAGATCAGCAACGTCGCCGCCGGCAGCGCCGCCACCGACGCGGTCAACGTCGCGCAGATGCAGGCCGGCGACAGCGCCACCCTGAGCAGCGCCAAGGCCTATACCGACAGCCGCCTGGCCGGCTGGGACGACAACCTGACCAAGCTGCGCAACGACACCGACCAGCGCTTCCAGCACCTGGAC